One Thioclava sp. ES.031 genomic window, CCAAGGTGCTGCGAGCACCACGACCCCGCTGACGACGAGGCTGAGATTGAGGGGCGCCTCGACGAAGGGATCCCCGCCGGCGGAGCTGATACGCAGCTGGCGCACGCTCCCCTCCTGCGCCAATTCCTTGACGCGATCGACGAGTTGGTTGCCAGCGACCTCGATTTCTTCCCAAACGGTGCGCTCGGGCTTCTTGTCATCTTCCATCGAACTGTTCCTCTCGATTTGGGGGGTAAACACGGAGGTAATTTCGGCAGCGCGCGTCAGGCACATCGCTTTGCCACGGCTCGCTGCGCAGATGGAAAGGAACATGATTCCAAAGCCCGCGCCTTGATCTTCGTCAGGCACAGAACAAAAGGGCCGCTGCGGTGTGCGCTCGGGCAAAAGCCGAGTTCACTCCGCAACGGCCACGTGATGCTGTGACGCCGATTGGCCCCGATCAGACCGCAGGTTTGCGGTGCAGCGTGCCCTGCTCATAGGCATAGGCGCATTGGATCAAGGCGTGCTCGCTCCACTGCTGGCCGAGGAAAATCAGTTCGAACGGCGCGCCGGAGGCGTAGTAGCCCGCGGGCACGGTGACGCCCGGAATGCCCGCGATGTTCAGCTCCCCGACGGTGGTCTCGAGGATCGCGTCGCCCGAATGCAGGCCCGGCAGCTCGCAGAGCATCTGCGGATAGACGAGCGCGTCCAGTTCGTGCCGGGCGAAGACTTCCTCCATCAGCAGCAGATAGGTCCGCTTCAAGGCCGTGAACGCGGGCAGCGCGGGCGGCGTAGTCGGGGATTTCACCGCCTCGACGAAATCGGGCAGCTCGTTGAGGAAGCCGAGGATCGCCCCCTTCGCGAGCACGTTTTCCTCCTTCGTGGCCTCGACGAACTCCTCCCACGTCTTGATCGCCGCATTCGGGCCCAGCCGTTCGAGATATTTCGTCATGTCATAGGGGATGGATTCCAGCCCGCGCCCGTCGAAGAAAGGCGTGCCCGGCGTGATCTCGCGATAGCTTGCGAAATCGGTGCCTGCGAAGGGATCCTCGACCAGAACCGCCCCCAGCTCTTCAAGCTCGCTCTTCGCGCGATCGTAAAGATCCGCCGCCTCGTGGGAGAGTTCGTTCTTCCGCCAGCCCGGCCCGTAAAGCCCGAGCCGCTTGCCCTTCAGGCCGTCCTTCGACAGGCCCGAGGCGTAGCCGCCTTCGGGGATCTTGTCGACGCTGGCGAGCGTCTTGGGATCTTCGGTGGTGAACCCCGCCAGCACATCGAGGCCGAGGGCGGCATCGGTGACAGTGCGGGCGATCGGCCCAACCACGTCGCGATTGCCCGACAGCGGCACGACACCGGCATTCGGCACCAGCCCGATGGTCGGCTTGATGCCCACCAGCCCCTGCGCCGAGGCCGGGTTCTGGATCGAGCCGCCGGTTTCCTCGGCCAGGCCCATGACGCACATATGGGTGGCGACCGCCGCCGCGGTGCCCGCGCTCGACCCGCCCGGCGCGCGGTCCTCGATCGCGGGGTTGATCGTGGGACCGGCCCAGCTGTCATTGGCATGCGTTCCGGTCCAGCTGAGGATCGGCACGTTGGTCTTGCCGAGGATCACCGCATCGGCCGCGCGCATCCGGGCCACCACGGGGCTGTCGCGTTCGGGCATCAGGTCGACGCCGCCCGTCCCGGAATAGAGCAGCCGCCAGCCCGCCGTGGTGGGGATGCCCGCCATATCCATCGGATCCTTCACGACGATCGGCACCCCGGCCAGCGGCCCCAGCGCCTCGCCCGCAGCGCGCCGCCGGTCGATGTCGCGGGCGGTTTCGAGGGCTGCGTCATTCTCGAAGATGATCGCGTTGTATTTGCCGTTCAGCGCCTTGACCTGAGCGATGCAGGCTTCGGTCAGCGCCTCTGCGGTGAACGTCCCCGAGGCCAGCCCCTCCTGAACGGCGGCGACGGTGAGCGTTCCGAGATCGGGCAGATCGGGTTTCGTTTGAGCG contains:
- a CDS encoding DUF4342 domain-containing protein, which translates into the protein MEDDKKPERTVWEEIEVAGNQLVDRVKELAQEGSVRQLRISSAGGDPFVEAPLNLSLVVSGVVVLAAPWLAVLGVIAGLATRVKVEIERVEEPDEDDKKDE
- a CDS encoding amidase encodes the protein MSAQTKPDLPDLGTLTVAAVQEGLASGTFTAEALTEACIAQVKALNGKYNAIIFENDAALETARDIDRRRAAGEALGPLAGVPIVVKDPMDMAGIPTTAGWRLLYSGTGGVDLMPERDSPVVARMRAADAVILGKTNVPILSWTGTHANDSWAGPTINPAIEDRAPGGSSAGTAAAVATHMCVMGLAEETGGSIQNPASAQGLVGIKPTIGLVPNAGVVPLSGNRDVVGPIARTVTDAALGLDVLAGFTTEDPKTLASVDKIPEGGYASGLSKDGLKGKRLGLYGPGWRKNELSHEAADLYDRAKSELEELGAVLVEDPFAGTDFASYREITPGTPFFDGRGLESIPYDMTKYLERLGPNAAIKTWEEFVEATKEENVLAKGAILGFLNELPDFVEAVKSPTTPPALPAFTALKRTYLLLMEEVFARHELDALVYPQMLCELPGLHSGDAILETTVGELNIAGIPGVTVPAGYYASGAPFELIFLGQQWSEHALIQCAYAYEQGTLHRKPAV